From Aedes albopictus strain Foshan chromosome 1, AalbF5, whole genome shotgun sequence, one genomic window encodes:
- the LOC134285384 gene encoding uncharacterized protein LOC134285384, which produces MVTRLIRATMDGVQNSVRISGELSSSFESRRGLRQGDGLSCLLFNIALEGVMRRAGLNSRGTIFTKSSQFVCFADDMDIIARTFGTVAEQYTRLKREAAKVGLVVNAAKTKYMLVGGTERDRTSLGSNVTIDGDTFEVVEEFVYLGSLLTADNNVSREIRKRIISGSRAYYGLQKKLRSKKIHPRTKCTMYKTLIRPVVLYGHEMWTMLEEDMQALGVFERRVLRTIFGGVQENGVWRRRMNHELAALYGEPSIQKVAKAGRIRWAGHVARMPDNNPAKLVFANHPVGTRRRGAQRARWADQVERDLASVGRDRRWRAAAANRVLWRQIVDSVLS; this is translated from the coding sequence ATggtgactagactgataagagcaacgatggacggtgtgcagaacagcgtaaggatttcgggtgaactatccagttcatttgaatctcgacggggactacgacaaggtgatggactttcctgcctactattcaacatcgccctggaaggtgttatgcgacgagccgggctcaacagccggggtacgatcttcacgaaatccagccaatttgtatgttttgcggatgacatggatattattgctaggacatttggaacggtggcagaacagtacacccgcctgaaacgtgaagcagcaaaggtcggactggtggtgaatgcggctaagacaaagtacatgctggtaggtgggactgagcgagacaggacaagccttggcagcaatgttacgatagacggggatactttcgaggtggtagaagaattcgtctacctcggttccttgctaacggctgacaataacgtgagccgtgaaatacgaaagcgtatcatcagtggaagtcgtgcctattatgggctccagaagaaactgcggtcaaaaaagattcacccccgcaccaaatgtaccatgtacaagacgttaataagaccggtggttctctacgggcacgagatgtggacgatgctcgaggaggacatgcaagcactcggagttttcgagcgacgggtgctaaggacgatcttcggtggcgtgcaggagaacggtgtgtggcggagaaggatgaaccacgagctcgctgcactttatggcgaacccagcatccagaaggtagccaaagccggaaggatacggtgggcagggcatgttgcaagaatgccggacaacaaccctgcaaagttggtgtttgctaaccatccggttggtacaagaaggcgtggagcgcagagagcacgatgggcggaccaggtggagcgtgatctggcgagcgttgggcgtgaccgacgttggagagctgcagctgcaaatcgagtattatggcggcaaattgttgattcagtattatcatga